From one Dermacentor silvarum isolate Dsil-2018 chromosome 3, BIME_Dsil_1.4, whole genome shotgun sequence genomic stretch:
- the LOC125944544 gene encoding uncharacterized protein LOC125944544, which yields MNAVLCLFAALLGSALAVHVPTYGVPVGAGYPYVPAVTTVHGAPVAAVHGVHSVVPVAPTVHNVATPYGYRTTGVSYSHRVDAHPLKLRYVYGVAPYGLSYGYGLSPYGYAPVLKK from the exons ATGAACGCC GTGTTGTGCCTGTTCGCCGCTCTGCTGGGCAGTGCCCTCGCCGTGCACGTCCCCACGTACGGCGTGCCGGTGGGTGCTGGATACCCCTACGTCCCTGCTGTCACGACGGTGCACGGTGCCCCCGTAGCCGCCGTGCACGGTGTCCACAGCGTGGTGCCGGTCGCTCCCACCGTCCACAACGTCGCCACCCCGTACGGCTACCGCACCACCGGCGTCAGCTACAGCCACAGGGTCGACGCCCACCCGCTGAAGCTGCGCTACGTGTACGGAGTCGCGCCGTACGGCCTCAGCTACGGCTATGGTCTGAGTCCCTACGGCTACGCTCCAGTCTTGAAGAAGTG A
- the LOC125944545 gene encoding uncharacterized protein LOC125944545, with translation MFAVLCLFTALLSNALAVYVPTYGLPVAGYPAAVPAVTTVHATPVTAVQAVHHVVPVAPTVHNVATPYGYRTTGVSYSHRVDAHPVRVRYVQGLVPYGLNYGYGLDAFGYTTLLKK, from the exons ATGTTCGCT GTCCTGTGCCTCTTCACCGCTCTGCTGAGCAACGCCCTCGCGGTGTACGTCCCCACGTACGGCCTACCGGTGGCCGGCTACCCTGCCGCTGTGCCAGCTGTGACGACGGTGCACGCAACCCCAGTAACAGCCGTGCAAGCTGTCCACCATGTGGTGCCGGTCGCTCCCACCGTCCACAACGTGGCTACCCCGTACGGCTACCGCACCACAGGTGTAAGCTACAGCCACAGGGTCGACGCCCACCCGGTGCGTGTACGCTACGTGCAGGGACTTGTTCCGTACGGCCTCAACTACGGCTACGGGCTTGACGCCTTCGGATACACCACTCTTCTGAAGAAATAA